The Eurosta solidaginis isolate ZX-2024a chromosome 4, ASM4086904v1, whole genome shotgun sequence genome includes a window with the following:
- the LOC137249635 gene encoding serine-rich adhesin for platelets-like: protein MKCELCGSARQNSVLYGEFLKKSGKGVHTHCLYLSSGLKQSGKDNEGILGFLPSDIAAERKRVATIQCIYCGKMRANIGCCKVRCYRNFHMICGIDNGAMNQFLYTFRSFCDRHVRKVPTRPKPTENCYICYESLFAESKRFRAVNIIRAPCCKNGWFHKYCLQKFAKSSGYFFKCPLCNDCEKFKAHMSFWGIFVYDKDAEWELVPNAFAELLERPRVCRAEICHNKRGREQHNSTTNPLVYCTTCGSVAVHRSCVRDQSNTFDCENCKQILSNADSGRESLSSQQQNDSQDNECSQIVQDTENLDIDVCDSDSEVEINKNTQENGDLSPVKDNILRRRQADEDDEVIIPHNSYKSETAKLHVNKAERSEIVGESNTLNCNINEVINDDKNKLNCSKTVKFRCIVTDSDYSGDEGLIDTADSRKHVKATRTRISTTQTQTHDIHNITTCIAQRTRRKSMAFRPPSLDEPLTNSSDDVYNDASIRINSYTAPKSYQVFQYDDDGNDDVAQNASMEETEGGQEYGSADPIKDDSINENTSLGEDDSESVYGTMLKPQSTVEIVKDEKDANFNRNSVTNPLDVSCIANRTRRRSSIKIQSSVHNSATVDIDDKQTIPTTSKNSAEKRNAFIYEEGCEYIEIERENNCSPVEDDVTNKKNGQIRTYFLKILSEVKNNTNANLATRTNKNREDVTKNNHISNDPLNTSCIASRTRRRSIHTNIIQSLNEEQNEMESNTYVFQRDIGPIVINGSNNSVIDGKSIDSNSTSESFNSSTYFGKTVKTENFAKSDNEREINDCNPSKRCEASSSKDIQQTAQKRKCIYDTKKPTKITALCAEHNTTRHANDLSLNYCNEICEQHEHMPSVTTNETATPQALTSIITISLIDSSPESNGSDIICLDTPTQESTIEHVPSIERPCTPTTTLFTNSSMPSNPRRGERLRGRPRRVLNIYNEHAYAKPSRGHSPTDNMAHWSSLKEKVDPYIMPRYVRINGKLRRVPAETALQHQQQANGTPDAQTHFTRSYNLLLHTTNDHSHASSSCNMSNA from the exons ATGAAGTGCGAATTGTGTGGCTCAGCCCGGCAAAATAGTGTGTTATATGGAGAATTCCTTAAGAAAAGTGGGAAGGGAGTTCATACACATTGTTTG TATTTATCCTCTGGCTTAAAACAAAGTGGTAAGGATAATGAGGGAATACTTGGGTTTCTGCCTAGTGATATTGCAGCAGAACGTAAACGCGTTGCaacaatt CAATGCATCTACTGTGGTAAAATGCGTGCGAATATTGGCTGCTGCAAAGTGCGTTGCTATCGAAACTTTCATATGATATGTGGCATTGATAATGGTGCTATGAATCAATTTCTATATACATTTCGGTCATTTTGTGATCGACATGTACGAAAAGTACCTACACGTCCAAAACCCacagaaaattgttatatttgttATGAGAGCCTTTTCGCTGAAAGTAAACGTTTTAGAGCTGTAAATATTATACGTGCCCCATGCTGTAAAAATGGTTGGTTTCACAAGTATTGTTTGCAAAAATTCGCCAAaagttctgggtatttcttcaaATGTCCGCTCTGTAATGACTGTGAGAAGTTCAAAGCGCATATGTCGTTTTGGGGTATTTTCGTATACGACAA AGACGCTGAATGGGAGTTGGTGCCCAATGCGTTTGCAGAATTGCTAGAAAGACCCAGAGTATGTAGAGCAGAGATTTGCCATAACAAACGTGGACGGGAACAGCATAACTCTACAACAAATCCCTTAGTTTATTGTACAACATGTGGATCAGTGGCTGTACATCGCAGTTGTGTGCGCGACCAGAGCAATACATTTGATtgtgaaaattgtaaacaaatactTTCTAACGCAGATAGTGGGCGAGAAAGTTTAAGCTCACAACAACAAAATGACAGTCAAGACAATGAATGTTCTCAAATTGTACAGGATACTGAAAACTTAGATATTGATGTATGCGACAGTGATAGCGAGGttgagataaataaaaatactcaAGAAAATGGCGATCTTTCTCCTGTTAAAGATAACATACTAAGACGGCGTCAAGCTGACGAAGATGACGAAGTTATAATACCTCATAACTCGTACAAAAGTGAAACAGCTAAACTACATGTAAATAAAGCAGAAAGAAGTGAAATTGTAGGAGAAAGTAACACACTAAATTGTAATATTAATGAGGTCATAAATGATGATAAAAACAAATTGAACTGCAGTAAAACTGTGAAATTTAGGTGTATTGTTACCGATAGTGACTATAGTGGTGATGAAGGTCTTATAGACACAGCTGACTCGAGGAAGCATGTGAAGG CAACCCGTACAAGGATTTCAACAACGCAAACACAAACCCATGATATACATAACATTACAACTTGTATTGCGCAACGCACGCGTCGCAAGTCAATGGCTTTTCGACCACCTTCGCTCGATGAACCACTTACTAATTCCTCTGATGATGTTTACAATGATGCTAGTATCAGAATTAACTCCTATACAGCACCCAAAAGCTATCAGGTTTTTCAATATGATGATGACGGAAATGATGACGTTGCACAAAATGCAAGTATGGAAGAAACGGAAGGCGGGCAGGAATATGGAAGCGCTGATCCAATTAAAGATGACAGCATAAACGAGAACACAAGCTTAGGTGAAGATGATAGTGAAAGCGTTTATGGAACTATGCTAAAACCGCAATCAACCGTAGAAATAGTAAAAGATGAAAAAG ATGCTAATTTTAATCGAAATAGTGTCACAAATCCATTAGACGTCAGTTGTATAGCGAATCGTACACGACGGCGTTCTTCAATCAAAATTCAGTCGTCTGTTCATAATTCTGCAACTGTAGACATCGACGACAAACAAACTATTCCAACTACTTCAAAAAATTCAGCAGAAAAAAGGAATGCATTTATTTATGAAGAAGGCTGTGAGTATATAGAAATTGAAAGAGAAAACAATTGCAGTCCAGTTGAAGATGACGTAACAAATAAGAAAAATGGACAGATAAGAacgtattttttaaaaattctaagTGAGGTGAAAAATAATACAAATGCAAATCTTGCTACAAGAACAAATAAAAACAGAGAAGATGTAACAAAAAATAATCATATTTCGAATGATCCATTAAACACAAGCTGCATAGCTAGTCGTACTCGTAGACGTTCGATACATACTAATATAATACAAAGTTTAAATGAAgaacaaaatgaaatggaaagcaATACATATGTGTTCCAAAGAGATATCGGCCCTATTGTTATTAATGGAAGCAATAATAGTGTAATCGATGGGAAAAGCATAGACAGCAATTCAACTAGCGAATCGTTTAATTCATCAACATATTTTGGTAAAACGGTTAAAACTGAAAATTTTGCCAAAAGTGATAATGAGAGAG agATCAATGACTGCAATCCAAGTAAACGGTGCGAGGCGAGCTCAAGCAAGGATATCCAGCAAACAGCACAAAAACGTAAATGCATTTATGatacaaaaaaaccaacaaaaattacTGCTTTATGCGCTGAACACAATACTACGAGACATGCAAATGATCTGTCACTGAATTATTGTAATGAAATATGTGAGCAGCACGAACATATGCCGTCTGTTACGACAAATGAAACTGCTACTCCACAAGCGCTTACAAGCATCATCACAATATCGTTAATTGATTCATCACCTGAAAGTAATGGCAGCGATATAATATGCCTTGATACACCAACTCAAGAAAGTACAATTGAACATGTCCCTAGTATTGAAAGACCTTGCACAcctactacaactttatttacgAACTCATCAATGCCATCAAATCCTAGGCGTGGTGAAAGATTGCGCGGACGGCCGCGTCGTGTTTTGAATATATATAATGAACATGCTTATGCTAAGCCTAGTCGTGGACATTCGCCCACTGACAATATGGCGCATTGGTCAAGTTTAAAAGAAAAAGTGGATCCATATATTATGCCGCGGTATGTGCGCATCAATGGCAAGCTCAGAAGAG TTCCAGCCGAAACTGCGCTACAGCACCAACAGCAAGCAAACGGTACACCTGATGCTCAAACGCATTTCACCAGAAGTTATAATTTACTTTTACACACCACCAATGACCATAGTCATGCGAGTAGCAGTTGCAATATGTCGAACGCATAG